The Streptococcus sp. S5 genome contains a region encoding:
- the nusG gene encoding transcription termination/antitermination protein NusG: MDSFDKGWFVLQTYSGYENKVKENLLQRAQTYNMLENILRVEIPTQTVQVEKNGKTKEIEENRFPGYVLVEMVMTDEAWFVVRNTPNVTGFVGSHGNRSKPTPLLEEEIRSILLSMGQTVQEFDLDVKVGDTVRIIDGAFTDYTGKITEIDNNKVKMVISMFGNDTVAEVNLNQIAEL; this comes from the coding sequence ATGGACAGTTTTGATAAAGGCTGGTTTGTACTACAAACCTACTCAGGATATGAAAACAAGGTAAAAGAGAATCTTTTGCAACGTGCGCAAACTTACAATATGTTAGAAAACATCTTGCGCGTAGAGATTCCAACTCAAACCGTACAAGTTGAGAAAAACGGTAAAACCAAAGAAATCGAAGAAAACCGCTTCCCAGGTTATGTCTTGGTTGAAATGGTCATGACAGATGAAGCTTGGTTTGTCGTTCGGAATACACCGAACGTTACTGGTTTCGTCGGATCACACGGGAACCGTTCAAAACCAACTCCATTGTTGGAAGAAGAAATCCGCAGCATCTTGCTCTCTATGGGTCAAACCGTTCAAGAGTTTGATTTGGATGTCAAGGTGGGCGATACGGTTCGTATCATCGACGGTGCCTTCACAGACTATACTGGTAAGATCACTGAAATTGATAACAACAAGGTGAAAATGGTCATTTCTATGTTCGGTAACGATACGGTTGCAGAAGTGAATTTGAACCAAATTGCTGAATTGTAA
- the rpsB gene encoding 30S ribosomal protein S2, which translates to MAVISMKQLLEAGVHFGHQTRRWNPKMAKYIFTERNGIHVIDLQQTVKYADQAYDFMRDAAANDAVILFVGTKKQAADAVAEEAVRAGQYFINHRWLGGTLTNWGTIQKRIARLKEIKRMEEDGTFEVLPKKEVALLNKQRARLEKFLGGIEDMPRIPDVMYVVDPHKEQIAVKEAKKLGIPVVAMVDTNTDPDDIDVIIPANDDAIRAVKLITAKMADAVIEGRQGEDSVATVEAELAATEGQADSIEEIVEVVEGDNA; encoded by the coding sequence ATGGCAGTAATTTCAATGAAACAACTTCTTGAGGCTGGTGTACACTTCGGTCACCAAACTCGTCGCTGGAACCCTAAGATGGCTAAGTACATCTTCACAGAACGTAACGGAATCCACGTGATCGACTTGCAACAAACTGTAAAATATGCAGACCAAGCATACGACTTCATGCGTGATGCAGCTGCAAACGATGCAGTTATCTTGTTCGTAGGTACTAAGAAACAAGCTGCTGATGCTGTTGCAGAAGAAGCTGTTCGTGCAGGTCAATACTTCATCAACCACCGTTGGTTGGGTGGAACTCTTACTAACTGGGGAACAATCCAAAAACGTATCGCTCGTTTGAAAGAAATCAAACGCATGGAAGAAGATGGAACTTTTGAAGTTCTTCCTAAGAAAGAAGTTGCATTGTTGAACAAACAACGCGCTCGTCTTGAAAAATTCTTGGGCGGTATCGAAGACATGCCTCGTATCCCAGACGTAATGTACGTTGTGGATCCACATAAAGAACAAATCGCTGTTAAAGAAGCTAAGAAATTGGGTATCCCAGTTGTAGCGATGGTCGACACAAACACTGACCCAGATGATATCGATGTTATCATCCCAGCGAACGATGACGCTATCCGTGCTGTTAAATTGATCACTGCGAAAATGGCTGACGCTGTTATCGAAGGACGTCAAGGTGAAGACAGTGTTGCTACAGTAGAAGCTGAATTGGCAGCTACTGAAGGTCAAGCTGATTCAATCGAAGAAATCGTTGAAGTTGTAGAAGGCGACAACGCTTAA
- the tsf gene encoding translation elongation factor Ts: MAEITAKLVKELREKSGAGVMDAKKALVEVEGDIEKAIELLREKGMAKAAKKADRVAAEGLTGVYVNSNVAAVVEVNAETDFVAKNAQFVELVNATAKVIAEGKPANNEEALALTMPSGETLEAAYVSATATIGEKISFRRFALLEKTDAQHFGAYQHNGGRIGVISVIEGGDEALAKQISMHIAAMKPTVLSYKELDEQFVKDELAQLNHVIDQDNESRAMVGKPALPHLKFGSKAQLTDEVVAQAEEDIKAELAAEGKPEKIWYKIIPGKMDRFFLDNTKVDQAYTLLAQVYIMDDSKTVEAYLESVNASVIEFVRFEVGEGIEKASNDFEAEVAATMAAALNN; this comes from the coding sequence ATGGCAGAAATTACAGCTAAGCTTGTAAAAGAATTGCGTGAAAAATCTGGTGCCGGTGTCATGGACGCTAAAAAGGCATTGGTTGAAGTTGAAGGTGATATCGAAAAAGCGATCGAATTGCTTCGCGAAAAAGGTATGGCTAAAGCAGCTAAGAAAGCTGACCGTGTTGCCGCTGAAGGTTTGACTGGTGTTTATGTCAATAGTAACGTTGCAGCAGTAGTTGAAGTAAACGCTGAAACTGACTTCGTTGCGAAAAACGCTCAATTCGTTGAATTGGTAAACGCAACAGCGAAAGTGATCGCTGAAGGTAAACCAGCTAACAACGAAGAAGCTCTTGCTTTGACAATGCCTTCAGGTGAAACTCTTGAAGCTGCATACGTATCTGCAACAGCTACAATCGGTGAAAAAATTTCATTCCGTCGTTTTGCTTTGCTTGAAAAAACAGATGCACAACACTTCGGTGCTTACCAACACAACGGTGGACGTATCGGTGTTATCTCTGTGATCGAAGGTGGAGACGAAGCACTTGCTAAACAAATCTCAATGCACATCGCTGCAATGAAACCAACTGTTCTTTCATACAAAGAATTGGATGAACAATTCGTGAAAGATGAATTGGCACAATTGAACCACGTCATCGACCAAGATAACGAAAGCCGTGCAATGGTTGGTAAACCAGCTCTTCCACACTTGAAATTCGGTTCAAAAGCACAATTGACTGACGAAGTGGTTGCTCAAGCTGAAGAAGATATCAAAGCTGAATTGGCAGCTGAAGGTAAACCAGAAAAAATCTGGTATAAAATCATCCCAGGTAAAATGGATCGCTTCTTCTTGGACAACACAAAAGTTGACCAAGCCTACACTCTTCTTGCACAAGTCTACATCATGGATGACAGCAAGACAGTTGAAGCTTACCTTGAATCAGTAAATGCTTCAGTTATCGAATTCGTTCGTTTTGAAGTTGGTGAAGGTATTGAAAAAGCTTCAAATGACTTTGAAGCAGAAGTTGCAGCTACAATGGCAGCAGCTCTTAACAACTAA
- a CDS encoding COG2426 family protein, with protein sequence MKYIFTFLISMVPLVELRGAIPFAIANGIPLWTALLIGVIGNLLPVPLIFFFARHILTWGAKKPIIGGFFSWCLNKGHRGGQKLEKAAGDKGIFWALLLFVGIPLPGTGAWTGALAASILDWDFKRSSLAVMLGVILAGLIMGTLSLLLGIDTFAH encoded by the coding sequence ATGAAATATATCTTTACCTTCCTGATCTCCATGGTGCCCCTTGTTGAATTGCGCGGGGCCATCCCTTTTGCCATTGCAAATGGTATTCCCTTATGGACAGCACTCCTGATCGGAGTGATCGGAAATCTTCTCCCTGTCCCTCTGATCTTCTTTTTCGCCCGCCATATCCTCACCTGGGGGGCAAAAAAACCGATCATCGGAGGCTTTTTTAGCTGGTGTCTCAATAAAGGGCATAGAGGCGGACAGAAATTAGAAAAAGCCGCAGGAGACAAGGGAATCTTCTGGGCCTTATTGCTCTTTGTGGGAATCCCTCTTCCGGGAACTGGTGCCTGGACCGGTGCCCTTGCAGCCTCTATCCTTGACTGGGACTTCAAACGCAGTAGCCTCGCAGTCATGCTCGGAGTGATCCTAGCCGGCCTCATCATGGGAACCCTGTCCCTGCTTCTAGGAATCGATACCTTCGCACATTAA
- a CDS encoding Dps family protein: protein MTTMKHEAATDVATFAPSNKETLPETKALLNQVVADLYVAHIALHQVHWYMRGRGFMVWHPKMDEYMDSLDATLDEVSERLITLGGAPYSSMTEFLEHSNIEERRGTFTKNVEESLTRVLEIFHYLDGLYQKALDVTDAEGDDVTNDIFVGAKAELEKNIWMVAAELGQEPGL, encoded by the coding sequence ATGACAACTATGAAACATGAAGCAGCTACTGATGTAGCAACTTTTGCACCTTCTAATAAAGAAACTCTTCCAGAAACAAAAGCTCTCTTGAACCAAGTCGTAGCAGATCTCTACGTCGCTCACATTGCCCTTCACCAAGTACACTGGTATATGCGTGGACGTGGCTTTATGGTTTGGCATCCAAAAATGGACGAATACATGGACAGCTTGGATGCAACCTTGGATGAAGTGAGCGAACGCTTGATCACTCTTGGTGGTGCGCCATATTCTAGCATGACTGAATTTTTGGAACACAGCAATATTGAAGAACGCCGTGGAACATTTACAAAAAATGTAGAAGAAAGCTTGACACGTGTTCTTGAAATCTTCCATTACCTTGATGGCCTTTACCAAAAAGCTTTGGATGTTACCGATGCTGAAGGCGACGATGTAACCAACGATATCTTTGTTGGGGCTAAAGCAGAACTTGAAAAGAACATTTGGATGGTGGCTGCTGAACTTGGTCAAGAACCAGGATTATAA
- a CDS encoding Ig-like domain-containing protein, whose translation MGKSFFEKRPVFSIRKLSVGACSVVIGISALGLSRVHAEEKPALESEPTSMETPSVVTENSEAEVPGAGARVSEAPAVITPTRAEEKPAPQGEGQPVSASSERATGTEETAAPDQNRVAEDIVQDRERDFNKDWYFKLNAAPGAEGRQVDVKDWKKLDLPHDWSIFFDFDHNSPAQNEGGQLNGGDAWYRKTFRLEDKDLDKKVRLEFGGVYMDSKVYVNGQFVGHYPNGYNAFSYDITPYLNADGSENTIAVHVVNQQPSSRWYSGSGIYRDVKLSVTDKVHLAQYGTTITTPQLEKQQNGAVDTVVKSRIVNQDDQAHSIYAEYEIVDQNGQVVSEKTRSEAQAVLAGQAINLSQTLHVEKPTLWDVKTDHPALYTLYTRVYRDSQLVDVQKERFGYRYLNWTPEGGFFLNGVATKFHGVSLHHDHGALGAEENYKAEYRRLKQMKDMGVNAIRTTHNPASEQTLKIAAELGLMVQEEAFDTWYGGKKQYDYGRFFEKDATHPEARKGDTWSDYDLRTMVERGKNNPAIVMWSIGNEVGEADGSDKSVATVRRLVKTIKDVDATRYVTMGADKFRFGDGSGGHEKVAAELDAVGFNYSEANYESLRAKHPNWLIYGSETSSATRTRGSYYHPEREWVGSNQEDRHYEQSDYGNDRVGWGRTATASWTFDRDHAGYAGQFIWTGTDYIGEPTPWHNQNDTPVKSSYFGIVDTAGLPKNDFYLYQSQWVSAEKHPMVHLLPHWNWDNPELANRVMDEEGRIPVRTFSNAHSVELIVNGESQGVKTFTKKTTADGRTYQEGANPDELYLEWLVPYVPGKVEAIARNEVGEVIAKDQVETAGKPAGVRLLKEEHAIAADGKDLTYITYEIVDEAGRVVPTANNLVHFHLHGQGQIVGVDNGEQASRERYKAQEDGTWQRKAFNGKGVVIVKSTEQAGAFTLYADSDRLQSDQVSLFTGKKDQAERTVLGVEPVRQSAYLGEEPTLPSKVNVVYSDGKAQEEAVEWDAADYSRAGQVRVTGHVQGRTVEALVDVIGVEQVLPVIKQIPQGADLTTVDKAVQLVFTDGTTAHYEVDQWTLEAGQEDQLSTPGARLKATGLLGNGETVQATLVVAGGDVGKAKKPTVQLDGVALPKFGSGNHTIFRPLAYGQEPGQVTASAENAQVTVLQANRENGLKAQIFVTAKDTGAVQTYVVQFQEESPQIQRLELRLPEGQELKEDQTVPLEVIAHYQDGSQASLKADQIDVKTRAGSQGKAVATNKGLELREAGLVHLEANYQGQTGEVTFTITPNPEEKTVVKVRPVRISTDRNVLPALPETVLVEYDKGFPKEKRVTWDAVTADQVKDYHSFTVTGHVEGVEKEAQAQVTVEGIIAVEEVSTTTPVGEKPALPESVRTYHSNGKTYTAKVAWDAVDPQLLAKEGEVVLAGRVEGTDLPTRLHIRVSANTVKGANVAEQWTGSVLPLAFASDSNDADPVAKVNDKVISFTDAPANRWTNWGRNNAEDSVGILFGDSGILTKRAVDNLHVGFHEDHGVGAPSEYVIEYYTGEQIPTVPSNPNRVKDETDHPFNNPANWKEVSNLTVEEPVAAGKMNHFSFDKVDTYAVRIRMKTPEGKRGSSISEIQIFANKVAAEEKSQLTIRVNGDVLPSVNPSVTDYYIDARDRAYPQVEATASHHGLATVVPSVHEGEPIRVIHQAEDGTILQEYRLHLTSDAEKLKQATPVAVEAGSRFVKVGQDLVLPSTVGVYFQGDTGYERKELTVDWQAIPADALSHEGSFTLEGKVIGYDLTAQLTVRVSEKTGENLSVNRDYNAEDTRAFASETNDLDPNQIDYIDYINDGGYNEYYRWTNWKREPDQTEVFAGLIFKKNGQVTERLVNKVAVDFFADQETGLPTKTVLERYIGSDFEVPDDYGNLKNLPDHPFNQASNWEEIPYSLDYAFEPGYISNLSFNETRTKAIRLRMVRDENLKGIGIVELSAYAPTEEAQAITDVTIQVNGKDLEGFQPDVTDYHLEYEGERPIVSAKGKNGTAVTVVDAKSANAPVLVKVVSEDGKLEKVYQLSLSAKAPTGSAIPEEGVKNLVHTKPELVIEPEEMDFERIERPNADLPKGEKRVVQEGQKGRKLRLVEVSQENGVESRKELDAFVELDPVAEITEVGTKEVLPDTPQPEPQPQPQPEPQPEPQPEPQPLPNPEHPHGSEGPVATATSQASLEVKAVRQEGTNAVEKEVEKTAQTPAVSAAPVSEGKLPNTGSDESVASLVAGILAAGLASAVLDDQKKRANKAK comes from the coding sequence ATGGGAAAGTCTTTTTTTGAAAAGCGTCCTGTTTTTAGTATTCGTAAGCTCTCAGTTGGAGCTTGTTCTGTTGTGATTGGGATTTCTGCCTTGGGTCTTTCAAGGGTCCATGCGGAAGAAAAGCCAGCCCTCGAAAGTGAACCGACTTCGATGGAGACACCAAGTGTTGTGACGGAAAACTCAGAAGCGGAAGTTCCTGGAGCTGGTGCAAGGGTTTCAGAAGCTCCAGCTGTCATCACCCCTACCAGAGCTGAGGAAAAGCCGGCGCCTCAAGGCGAAGGCCAGCCCGTTTCAGCTTCATCTGAGCGTGCTACAGGAACGGAAGAAACAGCTGCTCCAGATCAAAATCGTGTAGCGGAGGATATTGTGCAAGATCGAGAACGTGATTTTAATAAAGATTGGTATTTTAAATTAAATGCAGCTCCTGGTGCAGAAGGGCGTCAAGTGGATGTCAAGGATTGGAAAAAATTAGATCTTCCTCATGACTGGTCTATTTTCTTTGATTTCGATCACAATTCTCCGGCTCAAAATGAGGGGGGACAATTAAACGGTGGGGATGCTTGGTATCGCAAGACCTTCCGTTTGGAAGACAAGGACCTGGATAAGAAGGTCCGCTTGGAATTTGGCGGGGTTTATATGGATTCAAAAGTCTATGTAAACGGACAATTCGTCGGTCATTATCCAAATGGCTACAATGCCTTTTCTTATGATATTACTCCTTATTTGAATGCGGATGGAAGCGAGAATACCATCGCCGTTCATGTGGTCAATCAACAACCAAGTAGCCGTTGGTATTCTGGTAGTGGGATTTACCGGGATGTTAAGCTGAGTGTAACGGACAAGGTTCATTTAGCGCAGTATGGGACTACGATTACGACCCCTCAGTTGGAAAAACAGCAAAATGGGGCAGTGGATACAGTGGTGAAGAGCCGCATTGTCAACCAAGATGATCAAGCTCATAGTATTTATGCGGAATATGAAATTGTCGATCAAAATGGCCAAGTGGTGAGCGAAAAAACGCGCAGTGAAGCACAAGCTGTTCTAGCAGGTCAAGCGATCAACCTATCTCAAACCCTCCATGTTGAAAAACCAACCCTCTGGGATGTGAAAACGGATCATCCAGCTCTCTATACCTTGTATACGCGGGTTTATCGGGATTCGCAGTTAGTAGATGTTCAAAAGGAACGCTTTGGTTATCGCTATCTCAACTGGACGCCAGAAGGTGGCTTCTTCCTCAATGGGGTGGCGACAAAATTCCACGGGGTATCTCTTCACCATGACCACGGGGCTCTTGGAGCTGAGGAAAATTACAAGGCTGAATACCGTCGTCTCAAACAGATGAAGGACATGGGAGTCAATGCGATTCGGACGACCCACAACCCAGCGAGTGAACAAACCTTAAAAATTGCTGCTGAGTTGGGTTTGATGGTCCAAGAAGAAGCCTTTGATACCTGGTATGGTGGTAAGAAACAATACGATTATGGTCGTTTCTTTGAAAAAGATGCCACTCACCCAGAAGCTCGGAAAGGCGATACTTGGTCCGATTACGATCTACGGACCATGGTAGAGCGGGGCAAGAACAATCCAGCCATTGTCATGTGGTCAATCGGTAATGAAGTCGGTGAAGCAGATGGTTCAGACAAATCTGTCGCAACTGTTCGTCGGTTGGTCAAGACCATCAAGGACGTGGATGCAACCCGCTATGTCACTATGGGAGCTGATAAATTCCGCTTTGGTGATGGATCAGGAGGCCATGAAAAGGTAGCAGCAGAGCTCGATGCGGTTGGATTTAACTATTCAGAAGCCAACTATGAAAGCTTACGGGCGAAACATCCAAACTGGCTCATTTATGGTTCGGAAACCTCTTCTGCAACGCGGACACGGGGCTCTTACTACCATCCTGAAAGAGAATGGGTCGGTAGCAACCAAGAAGACCGCCACTATGAACAATCAGACTACGGCAATGACCGGGTTGGTTGGGGTCGGACAGCAACCGCCTCTTGGACCTTTGACCGTGATCATGCCGGTTATGCAGGGCAATTTATCTGGACCGGTACCGACTATATCGGTGAGCCAACCCCATGGCACAACCAAAATGACACACCTGTGAAAAGTTCTTATTTCGGTATTGTCGATACTGCTGGCCTTCCAAAGAATGATTTTTACCTTTACCAAAGTCAATGGGTATCGGCTGAGAAACATCCGATGGTGCATCTCTTACCACATTGGAACTGGGACAATCCAGAGTTAGCCAATCGTGTCATGGATGAAGAAGGACGGATTCCTGTTCGGACCTTCTCCAATGCCCACAGTGTGGAATTGATTGTCAATGGGGAATCACAAGGAGTGAAGACTTTTACCAAGAAGACCACAGCTGATGGCCGGACCTACCAAGAAGGGGCAAATCCGGATGAACTCTATCTAGAGTGGTTGGTCCCTTATGTACCAGGTAAAGTGGAAGCTATTGCGCGCAACGAAGTGGGTGAAGTGATTGCGAAAGATCAAGTCGAAACAGCCGGCAAGCCTGCGGGTGTCCGTTTGTTGAAAGAAGAACACGCGATTGCAGCGGACGGTAAGGATTTGACCTATATTACCTATGAAATCGTCGATGAAGCAGGTCGTGTAGTCCCAACTGCCAATAATTTGGTGCATTTCCATTTGCATGGACAAGGCCAAATTGTCGGTGTCGATAATGGGGAACAAGCCAGCCGTGAACGCTACAAAGCGCAGGAAGATGGCACATGGCAACGCAAAGCCTTCAACGGTAAAGGAGTTGTGATTGTCAAATCAACTGAGCAGGCGGGTGCCTTTACACTGTATGCAGACTCAGACCGCTTGCAATCAGACCAAGTCAGCCTCTTTACAGGTAAGAAGGACCAAGCAGAACGTACTGTATTAGGTGTGGAACCTGTTCGACAAAGTGCTTATCTAGGAGAAGAGCCAACCTTGCCAAGTAAGGTCAATGTGGTCTATAGTGATGGCAAGGCCCAAGAAGAAGCCGTTGAATGGGATGCGGCAGACTATAGCCGTGCTGGACAAGTCCGTGTGACAGGTCATGTTCAAGGACGCACGGTCGAAGCTCTGGTCGATGTGATCGGCGTGGAACAAGTCCTTCCAGTCATCAAACAAATCCCACAGGGAGCAGATCTAACGACAGTGGATAAGGCTGTGCAATTAGTCTTTACCGATGGGACCACTGCTCACTATGAGGTCGATCAATGGACCTTGGAAGCTGGTCAAGAAGATCAGTTGTCCACACCAGGAGCACGCTTGAAGGCGACAGGACTCCTAGGCAATGGGGAAACGGTCCAAGCGACACTAGTGGTTGCAGGAGGAGATGTAGGCAAGGCTAAGAAACCAACGGTTCAGCTAGATGGAGTAGCTCTTCCAAAATTTGGTAGTGGCAACCATACTATTTTCCGTCCGCTGGCTTATGGGCAAGAGCCTGGTCAAGTCACAGCAAGTGCAGAAAATGCTCAAGTGACGGTCCTACAAGCTAATCGCGAAAATGGTTTGAAGGCTCAAATCTTTGTGACTGCTAAGGATACAGGAGCTGTACAGACCTATGTGGTCCAATTCCAAGAAGAAAGTCCACAGATCCAGCGTTTAGAATTGCGTCTGCCAGAAGGACAGGAACTCAAGGAAGACCAAACGGTACCACTTGAAGTCATTGCCCATTACCAAGATGGTAGCCAGGCAAGTCTCAAAGCAGATCAAATCGATGTGAAAACAAGAGCTGGTAGCCAAGGAAAAGCCGTCGCAACCAATAAAGGTTTGGAATTGCGAGAAGCAGGATTGGTTCATTTAGAAGCCAACTACCAAGGACAAACGGGAGAAGTCACCTTTACCATCACGCCAAATCCAGAAGAAAAGACAGTTGTGAAGGTGCGTCCTGTACGGATTAGTACGGATCGAAACGTTTTGCCAGCTCTTCCAGAGACCGTCTTGGTCGAGTATGACAAGGGATTCCCTAAAGAAAAACGCGTGACCTGGGATGCTGTGACCGCAGATCAAGTCAAGGATTACCATAGCTTTACAGTCACAGGTCATGTAGAGGGTGTGGAAAAAGAAGCCCAAGCTCAAGTCACCGTTGAAGGCATTATCGCTGTAGAAGAAGTCAGCACGACAACGCCAGTTGGTGAAAAACCAGCCCTTCCAGAAAGCGTGCGGACCTATCACTCTAATGGTAAGACCTATACAGCTAAGGTGGCCTGGGATGCGGTCGATCCGCAACTCTTGGCCAAAGAAGGAGAAGTTGTCCTAGCTGGTCGTGTAGAAGGAACGGATCTTCCAACCCGTCTTCATATTCGTGTTTCCGCAAACACAGTCAAGGGGGCCAATGTAGCAGAGCAATGGACAGGATCTGTCTTGCCACTCGCTTTTGCAAGTGACTCTAACGATGCAGATCCAGTTGCTAAGGTCAATGATAAAGTCATCTCCTTTACCGATGCTCCGGCTAACCGTTGGACCAACTGGGGTCGTAACAATGCGGAAGATTCTGTTGGGATCTTGTTTGGGGATTCTGGTATCTTGACCAAGCGAGCAGTGGACAACCTCCATGTTGGTTTCCATGAAGACCATGGTGTTGGGGCTCCAAGTGAATATGTGATTGAGTACTATACAGGGGAACAAATCCCAACAGTTCCAAGCAATCCAAATCGTGTTAAAGACGAAACAGACCATCCATTTAACAATCCAGCTAACTGGAAAGAAGTCAGCAACCTAACCGTTGAAGAACCGGTAGCAGCTGGTAAGATGAATCATTTCAGTTTTGATAAAGTCGACACCTATGCTGTTCGGATCCGTATGAAGACGCCAGAAGGCAAGCGTGGAAGCTCTATTTCAGAGATTCAGATCTTTGCCAATAAGGTTGCGGCAGAAGAAAAGAGCCAGTTGACCATTCGCGTCAATGGCGATGTCTTGCCAAGTGTCAACCCAAGTGTGACCGATTACTACATCGATGCGCGTGATCGGGCTTATCCACAAGTGGAAGCGACAGCCAGCCATCACGGTCTTGCAACGGTTGTGCCAAGTGTCCATGAAGGGGAGCCAATCCGTGTCATCCATCAAGCGGAAGATGGTACCATCTTACAAGAATACCGCCTCCATCTCACAAGCGATGCAGAAAAACTGAAACAAGCTACTCCAGTAGCAGTAGAAGCAGGCAGCCGTTTTGTGAAAGTCGGTCAAGATCTAGTTCTACCATCTACCGTAGGCGTTTACTTCCAAGGGGATACAGGCTATGAACGCAAGGAACTGACGGTGGACTGGCAGGCTATCCCAGCTGATGCACTTTCTCACGAAGGCAGCTTCACGCTGGAAGGAAAAGTCATTGGCTATGATCTGACTGCTCAGCTGACCGTCCGGGTGTCAGAAAAGACAGGAGAAAACCTCTCTGTGAACCGTGACTACAATGCAGAAGATACCAGGGCATTTGCTAGTGAAACCAATGATCTCGATCCAAATCAAATCGACTATATCGATTACATCAACGATGGTGGCTACAACGAATACTATCGCTGGACAAACTGGAAGAGAGAACCGGATCAAACAGAAGTGTTTGCTGGTCTCATCTTCAAGAAAAATGGTCAGGTAACAGAGCGATTGGTTAATAAAGTAGCGGTCGACTTCTTTGCAGATCAGGAAACAGGTCTGCCAACGAAAACGGTTCTTGAACGCTACATTGGTTCAGACTTTGAGGTTCCGGATGATTATGGCAATCTGAAGAATCTTCCAGATCATCCATTTAACCAGGCCTCTAACTGGGAAGAAATTCCGTATAGCTTGGATTATGCCTTTGAGCCTGGTTATATCTCTAACCTCAGCTTCAATGAAACCAGAACCAAAGCCATCCGTTTAAGAATGGTCCGTGATGAAAATCTAAAAGGAATTGGAATCGTTGAATTGAGCGCCTATGCTCCAACAGAAGAGGCTCAGGCAATAACTGATGTCACCATCCAAGTCAATGGCAAAGACCTAGAAGGTTTTCAACCAGATGTGACAGATTATCATCTAGAGTATGAGGGAGAACGTCCAATCGTTTCAGCAAAAGGCAAGAATGGAACAGCCGTTACGGTCGTGGATGCTAAAAGTGCCAATGCTCCGGTTCTTGTCAAGGTTGTCTCAGAAGATGGCAAGCTCGAAAAAGTATATCAACTTTCTCTCTCCGCAAAAGCACCTACAGGCTCAGCCATTCCTGAAGAAGGGGTTAAGAATCTGGTTCATACCAAACCAGAGTTGGTGATTGAGCCAGAAGAGATGGACTTTGAACGCATAGAACGTCCAAATGCGGATCTTCCAAAAGGTGAGAAACGTGTGGTTCAAGAAGGTCAAAAAGGCCGCAAATTGCGCTTGGTGGAAGTCTCTCAAGAAAATGGTGTGGAAAGCCGGAAGGAACTAGATGCCTTTGTAGAGCTAGATCCAGTGGCAGAGATCACGGAGGTGGGCACGAAAGAAGTACTTCCAGATACTCCACAACCAGAGCCACAGCCGCAACCGCAGCCAGAACCACAACCAGAGCCGCAACCAGAACCACAACCGCTTCCAAACCCAGAACATCCTCATGGCTCAGAAGGACCAGTAGCTACCGCAACTTCTCAAGCATCGCTTGAGGTCAAAGCGGTACGTCAGGAAGGGACAAATGCAGTAGAGAAGGAAGTCGAAAAAACGGCTCAAACACCAGCAGTTTCAGCTGCTCCGGTTTCCGAAGGAAAATTACCAAATACAGGATCAGACGAAAGCGTCGCAAGCCTCGTTGCTGGAATCCTAGCGGCAGGCCTTGCCAGTGCTGTGCTGGACGATCAGAAAAAAAGAGCCAATAAGGCCAAGTAA